DNA from Acetobacter aceti NBRC 14818:
GGCCGTGTCACCAAGGCGCGTATCCTCGAAGCCGTACGCGAAGCACGCGGCGATGAGGCAGCGGCCCGCATTGCGCATCTCAAGAAAATGGACATGGCCAGTGAGGCCGAGCAGTTGCTGGACGGCTCCGGCTGGCTGCCCGAAGCATTGCGAACTGCTGGTTTGACCGACGGTCATCAGAAACAGGTCGCTGTTATCCCCATCGAAACCGCCACGAATATCGCGGCCGAATGACGGGCGCCTCGTAATTCATGACTCCGAACCTAACCGGCCCTGGCTTCGGTCAGGGCCGTCCTGCTGATCCAGGAGAAACAGGAGATGACCAATCCAGGAAATACGCCTGAACGGGCCGATACCTTCACCGCCTTTTCCGAGCATTATGAGGCCTATCGGAAACGGCAACAGGAATTTGGAGCAGTCAATCGCAAAGCACTGTTTGATTGCCTTGATGCTGCTGGGATCGAAACAGCGGTGGTCACCTTCGATGGTTGCGGAGATAGCGGCCAGATCGAAGATATGGCGGTCACTCCGGAAACCGATAATACGGTTCTGGAAAACTGCATGCCTTACATCTCTGTCGACTGGCAATGTGCCACGTCGAAAACTGATGATTGCAGCGTCAAGGATGTCATTGAGAACGTCTGCTACGACCTGCTTTCCGAAGCGCACGGTGGTTGGGAAAACAATGATGGTGCGTATGGCGAGTTTACCTTTGACGTCGCGGGACGGTCCATCGCCCTGGAGTATAACGAGCGTTACACCGCCGTCGAAAACTACGGCCATGAATGGACGGAGGAAGGGCACCATGGCGCATAGTTATCATCATGCCCTCTCCTCTGTGCGGAAATGGGGCGGTACGGTAGAGGATTACCTGCCGTTGCATACATGGTTCGATGAATCGAAACTGATCACGGCGGACTTCCGGCACCGGGCGCTGCGACACCATGCGGAAGGCATCTTCCTTGCCGAAAAACTGTTCGGTGTCACACTCACGCTTTCGACCGGGCGGGCAGTGCCGACCCGGCTGATCGGCGAACAGCACGTCCGGGAAGATTTCGGGTTTATCCCGAGCTTTGCGGACTGGGTGAAGGAAATCCGACCCTGTCCATGGATGGGACGCGCCAGGCCTCTCGATGTAGAGCATGAAACACCGCACAGTATGAGCTGATGCGGGATTTCGAGAAAGCGGCTTCCGTTATCCGGAAGCCGCTTTTTTCGTGCCGGTCCGGCCGGGAAGGAGTGAGAGGGCGGCTTCGCCTCTGATGCCGAATATCCGGCAAGAGAGGAGAGTCCCCATGTCCGCTTCCATTCTGTCTTCCGCCCGCACGGGCTTCCGGATTGATCCCTCCCGTGGCGAACGCAGCGCCCGCGTATCGTCCGAATGGTTCTCGCGCCCCGATGACGAACGCTATCTGTCGCTGTCCGACCTGCATGCTGCCACGCTGGCGCGGGCAGACCGGGCCACGGCCCGCACGGTGGAAAGCCGCGCCATCCGCGTCGAGGCCTCGCGCGACAATGTCGAGCGTCTGACCCTGACCGTGCCAGGACAGCATGAGCCGATCGCGCCGACGCATTGGTCCTTCGGCCAGATGTGCAGCCTGGTCAGCGCGCCGTCCTCCTATCTGCGCGACCTGCCGGCACCGCTGGCGGCGATCAATCTCCAGCACGGGCTGCTGTCGCACCGCGCCGAACTGGTGAAAACGCTGGAGACCGAAGACGGACGGGTAGAACTGCGCGCCGTGACCGGTCCGGATTATGGCCGCATCTGGGATCACGAATTGGTCGGGGCGGTGCGCAAGATCGCGGGTGACGGCACAGGCGATACCAACTGGAAGGTGCCGGGCGTCATCGACTGGGCCACCATGACCCATAATCCCTACGTCGATATCACCAAGGAAACTACGACGCTGTATGCGTCAGACAGGGACGTGTTCCTGTTCCTCGTGGATGATACGCATCCCATCGAGGCCGGACGCCTGCCCAATGGCGATCCCGATCTCTATTTCCGGGGTTTCTACGCCTGGAATTCGGAAGTCGGCAGCAAGAGCCTAGGCATTGCGTCATTCTATCTGCGCGGGGTGTGTCAAAACAGGATGTTGTGGGGCGTGGAAAATTTCGAACAGATCACCATCCGGCATAGTAAGTTCGCGGCCTCGCGCTTCGTGCATCAGGCGACACCAGCACTACGGAATTTCGCCACTGCCAGCCCGGCCTCGTTCGTCTCCGGCATTCAGGCCTCGCGTCGGGCGCTGGTCGCGAAAACAGATGAAGACCGCGAAAGTTTCCTGCGTCGTCGCGGGTTCTCGAAACCGGAAACCGCAAAGATCATCGAAACCGTGCTGCACGAGGAAGGCCGCAAGCCCGAGAGTGTGTTCGATTTCGTGCAGGGGATTACGGCGCTGGCGCGGACAAAGGCCAACCAGGACACGCGGCTGGATCTGGAAGAGAAGGCCCGCAGGCTGATGGAGCGTGCTTCCTGAAAGCCGCTTTTCTGTCTTTCCGTAAAGACGTTTTTACGAGCCCGGCCACTGCGCCGGGCTTTTTCGTTTCGGGAGTCATTCCGATGGCTGATTTCTTCACGCATTTCTCGTGCGTTCTCGATGTGGGTACGGTGGAAAACGCTGCCAAGGCGCTCGATCTCTACAATGAATTCATGGACGAACTGGCGGCGGAAGACCCGCCATCTGATGGGTTCCGGCTTTCTGTAGAACCGGAATATGGTGGCACCAAGCTTTGGATGCGCGATGAGGTGACTGGCGATCCGCATCAGGTCGTGGAATTCGTGCTACGCTGTGCGCGGGCCTTCCGGCTTCGGGGCCGATGGGGATTCCAGTGGGCCAATAGCTGTTCACGTCCCCGGATCGGCGCCTTCAGCGGCGGTGCGCATCTGCTTGACCTTGGCAGGCGCAAAACGATTTCATGGATGACCACCGATCGCTGGCTGGCGATCGCCCTGGACGGAGGCAATCCCGACACAGGAGGGCAGGGCGATGACCTTGCATGATGCAGGCGATCTCGCCCGTCGTCTGGCGGAGAACGCGGAGGCGGTGTGCCGGCAGTATCTGTCCGCCGGTCGCCGTCACGGCAATTACTGGCTGGTCGGTGACGTGCGCAATACGCCCGGCCGGTCGCTGTTCGTCCGGCTCCACGACACCGCCAACGGCAGGGCGGGAAAATGGACGGACGCTCAGTCGGGTGAGCATGGCGACCTGCTCGACGTGATCCGCGAAAGCCTCGGCCTGGTGGATTTCCGCGACGTGGCCGACGAGGCACGCGCCTTCCTCAGCCTGCCGCATCCTGACCCAGTGCCGCCGTCACAGGACCGACCTGCCCGTGAGCGTGCTTCCGCCAGTTCTTCCGAAGCGGCACGACGGCTCTGGGCCATGTCCGGGCCGATCATAGGCACATCCGTAGACGCGTATCTCCGTAGACGCGACATTACGCTTTTGCACGGAACCGAAGCCCTGCGCTTCCATCCGCGTTGCTTTTACCGCCCGGACGAGGACGGTCTGACCGAGACCTGGCCCGCCATGATCGCCGCTGTCACCGACCTCGACGGCACTCTGACCGGTGTGCATCGCACCTGGCTGGCGGCGGACGGCCGTGGCAAGGCACCGGTCGACCATCCGCGCCGTGCCTTGGGCGGGCTGCTCGGTCATGCCGTGCGCTTCGGGGTGGCATCCGACGTGCTCGCCGCCGGGGAAGGCATCGAGACGGTGCTTTCGCTGCGGCAGGTTCTGCCCGATCTGCCATTGGCCGCCTGCCTGTCTTCGGCACATCTCGCTGCCCTGATCTTTCCGCCGCTGCTACGCCGTCTCTACGTCCTGCGCGACGACGATCCGGCCGGGGATCAGGCGCTGGCGACGCTGCACGCCCGCGCGGGTGACGCCGGGATCGAACTGATCGGCCTGTCGCCACGGCTGGGCGATTTCAATGATGATCTCCGTGCGCTGGGACGCGGCGCGCTGCGGGCGATCCTGCATCCGCAACTCGCGCCAGCGGACGTGGCACGCTTTCTGGAGGCCGCCGATACCTGAGCGGGCCGGAAAGAGGAGTGGGGGGGCCGTCTTCTGTCGGCGGGCCTGTCCTGCCTCCCGTCCGGCAGGTCCGCGCCCCGGCCTTTCAAGTGGGGAGCGGGCGTCAGCCGGGCCGGGCCTTCAATGGCGTGAGCCGGCTATTTTCCGTCGCGCCCTGTGGGGGCGCTTTACATCGCGAGGCAAAATAGCCGGCCCCCTGCCATCCTTCGCTGTGCTGCGGCCGCGCGCCAGCGCGCGGTTCCGGCCCGTCCCTGGTCTGCCGCTGTCCGCCCCCGGAAAGGCCGCGAAGGGCGCAGCCGGAGACCTGGGAGGACAGCCTCATGACCCGCATGACCGACGATTTCGAACCGCCGCACGCCGCTTCATCCACCGCGCATGTGCTGACCGAACTCCAGATGTATGGCTACCGTCCCTTCGCGGACGAGCCGGACCCCAGGCCGCTACCCGAAGCGCAGCGCATCGGGGGTGCTGTGGCCGACATCTTCGACGCCATCGCTGCGACGCTGACCGACACACGGCTGGAAGCCGATCTCGAAGCATTGCTCTGGTCCACCGTGAACATCTTCCACCGCATGGTCGGCCAGGTTGAGCGTGAGCTTGACCGCAACGAGCAGGCGCAGAAACGGAGCCAGCAGGAACAGGATGGCAGCGAGATCCGCTCGGTGGAACTGGAGCGGCTGATCGCCGAAGGGCTGACCCTGATCGAGCGCCGCAACGCCTACGAGATCTTCCGCGACGAGGCGCAGGAGCAGTTCGAGCGCCTGACCCTGAGCGCGTGGCGTCCGAAGGCCGGCTCGCTGGTGTCACGTCGCACCATGACGGCCTCCATGATCGACAGCCGCGATTTCCTCAACGCCCGACGCCGCGCCGAGGGCGAGTTGCTGGTCCCGCCCGGCCCCAAGGTGGTCGTGACCGGGGGCCTGGACTTCGACGACCATATCCTGATCTGGGACCGGCTGGATAAGGTGCGGGCCAAGCATCCCGACATGGTGCTGCTCCACGGTGGCTCGCCCAAAGGTGCTGAGTTCATTGCCTCACGTTGGGCCGATCACCGCGATATCGTGCAGATCGCCTTCAAGCCGGACTGGACCAGGCATGCCAAGGCCGCGCCCTTCCGTCGTAACGATGCGCTGCTCGACACTATGCCGATCGGCGTCATCGTCTTCCCCGGTTCAGGCATCCAGGAAAATCTGGCCGACAAGGCAAAGCGGCTCGGTATCCCGGTCCTGCGGTTCGGAGGCGGCGCGTGAGCGCTCTCTCCTTCCCCGCAAGCCAGCGTCTCAGGCAAGAACCTCAAGACCGTGCTTCTGAATGACGCTCAACAGCTTGAGCGCCATCCCGCTCGGCCGTTTGGCGCCGCTCTCCCACTTCTCGACCGTGCTTTCGCTCGTGTTCAGATACCGCGCGAAGACCGGCTGGCTGACATTGTTCGCCTCGCGGAGACGCTTGATCTCGATCGGCTCGATCGCAGGGGGCACCACCAGATGGCGCGTGTCAAAATCACGCATCGTCGCCTTGTCGAGCGCGCCGACCTTGTGCAGCATTACCGCCCCGGAATGAATGGCCTCGGAAATGTCGCTCCGGAAGCTATTTTTTCTCTTCATCGCCATGGCATATCTCCGTCAGGTCTCGATCCTTCAAAAGCCGTTCGACCTGTTCCCCGGTCAGCACGGCATAGGCTTTGGCGAGGGTCCGGAAGTCTTCCAGTTCATCGCTATCGATATTGTCCCGGTCCTTCTTCGCGAACAGATAGGCGTAGATCCAGTATCGACCGCCTTTCGCAAGAATAATGCTGCGATGCAGGTTCTTGTTCAGGCGCTTCTTGAAGACACCACCACCCAGATCGACGGCCTGACCCTTCATGACCTCCCGGATCGCTTTGCAGAGTTCATCGTCTTTGATGCGAGCTTTCCGGGCCGCCCTGGCGAACCAGGCGGTCTTGAATGCCCGCTGGGATGGCTCGGCATTGGTCATGACCTCCTATGTAGCACCAGGTGCTATGGATCGCAAGGTTCTTCGCAACGCCACCGGATCACGGGGGAAGGCAATAACGCTCGACCTGATTGACCGCAACGTCCGCATACCAGCGATAGATTTCGATGATATCGTCACCGGCGGGACGTAAGCCGCGCGGATTTTCGTTCCGGTCACCGTATCATCTGCGCTATAATGCGGGTTGCGCCGTGGTGGTGGTGGCAGGCGCGACCGTCCGACATTGTCGGTTGCACGGAGACCGCCGCCATGTTCATCCTTGCTCCCTTCCTGCTCGTCGCCGGCATTGGCTTCCTGTGCTGGTTGTTCTTTACCGTGGCAGTCTTCGCCCTGCCCTGCGCCATGGGTCTGATGGCCGGGTTCTGGGCGTATGGTGCGGGTGCTGGTGTTGTCGGCGGGATCATCGTCGGTTTCGTCGCGGGCGCTGCAACCTTCGTTATTGGCCAGGTCGCCTTCGCCTTGGTGCCGTGGATGTGGCTCAAGCTGCTGATCGTCCTGCTCTATACGGTGCCCGCCATTATCATGGGCTACAGCACGACACATGGGATCGCCCAGATGCTGATGCCGTCTCCGGCGTGGCAGCTCTTTTTCTCCATCATCGGCGCGATCGCGGTGGGCGTCACCGCTTTCATCCGCTTTACAACCGTGGCCCCACCCGGACCGTCCGGCGGCAATATCGCGCGGGTCTGACACCGCTCTGGCAACCGGCGAGGCAGGACAGGATCGGGGGCTTTCGCATCTGGCCGCCTCGCTGTCAGGAGGGTATGGCAGGAGCGATCGATGAGGCCCTGATTGCAGCATATTGGCTGAAGGTGCTCTTTCCCTGGAGCGTGGACGTCCAGCGCTTCCTGTCAGCATCGGCCGGTGGAATCCCGGAAGGCAGGGCGTGTCCGTGCGAAACGCAGTCCCGGAACGGGGCGTGTGCAGGGTCGGAAGCAGGGCATGACGATGCCTTCCCCTTCCTGGCCGACACTTGCGTGGGGCGCGGGTGGCCATAGTCTCCGTGATGTGTGCTCTGTCGGGCCGCGCACGCATGCCGCCTCTCAAGATGGCTGATCTAGCCGAAGGTCGGCTGCGCCTCGATCGGCCATGGCGCAACAGCGGTCCATAATTTTCTTCCCCTGACGGCTGCGCCGTCATTCCTCGCGAAACAAGAAAATTCCGTCCCGCCGTCCTCCGCTGCGCTTCGGTCCCTACGGGATGCGCCGCCGCTCGCCTCCGTCTGTCCGATCGCCATCGAGGCCGCAATGGTGCGGGCTCGGTAACAGAGATCACGGAGCAGTATCATGGCTACCATCGGCACCTTCAAGAAAGTCGGCAACGGATATAACGGCGAGATCGTCACCCTCTCGCTCCAGACCCCCAACGTCCGCATCGCCCCCGAGACCACGCGCCTGAACGAAAATGCCCCCAGCCACCGCGTCTTCGTCGGCCGGGTCGAGATCGGAGCGGCCTGGTCCCGGCGCTCCAACGAGGGGCGCGACTATCTGAGCCTCAAGCTCGACGATCCGAGCTTCAACGCCCCGATCTTCGCCAACCTCTTCGATGACGAGGACGGCGAGGGCTACAGCCTGATCTGGTCCCGCCCCAACGGCCGCCGCAACGGCGACTGAGGTGCCAGCGATCCCCCGCCCGGCCGGTCCGGGTGGGGCCTTCGCATGACCGATCGCGAACCGGCGGGTGGGCGCACCAGTCGCGCCGCGCCCAATCTGCCAATGTGTGGGCAAGAAAGGGGAACAGGGCTTCCCTCAGCCTTCCCATTGTACCATGCCCGGCGTGAACCGCCTCAAGGACGCGCGGTCCCCCCAATTTTGCCCGGCGCACCCTACGGGCACACCAGACAAAATCGGCTCCCCCGCGCGCCGCTGGGGCGGTCGCCTGCGGCGATCCTTGACCCGATTCACGCGCGCATGAGGCGACGGCCTGTCTTCGAAAAACGAAAGGAGCAGGACGATGACCACGCTACACGACCAGATCCAGATGCTGCGCGCCGAACTGACCAGCTTTCACCTCAGCCGTCGTGAGCGGGCCAAAATCGAGCGTGAACTGAACCAGGTATGCGCGCAATTCGCAGCAAAATGCCACGACGGGGAGGCCTCCGCGTAAGCGGGGGTCTTTTCGTCTGGTCGCCCGTACCGACGGCGGACCCCACTGACGGTCCTATCAGAAGCAGGACGCCGGTGTTTCCTCACTATCCAACTGAAAGAACGATATTGAATCTCCATTATACGACTATTATAGTCGTATTTCTGGTGTGCATGCCCTGCATGTCGGATGTGATCATGGATGATCACTGGCCGACAGGTAAGGGCGGCACGGGCACTCCTGAACTGGACACAGGAACGGCTCGCTGAAAAAGCCCTCGTAGCATTGACCGCGCTCAAGCGCCTTGAATCCGAGCGTGGCCTTGGTGTCCATGAGGGCACGATCGACCAGGTCCGCCGCGCGCTGGAAGCAGCGGGCATCCTGTTCATCGAGTCCGGGCAAGGGCGTGGTGTCATGTTTCTTCACGAGACTTCCGATCCACAGACGCGACAGGATGCGGGCCGTCGCAGACGCGCGCCGTCCTGATCGGCCTGGCCGCGCAGCCTTCCCACTCGGCCCCGCGTTGTTTTTTGCGTCAGCGCGGAACCGTCGAACGGTCGTCATTCCACGAATTTGTTATCGAACCGATCCAACAGCGCTATCACGAGGGATCGTCATGACCCACCCATCCTTCCAGGATCACCCGCCTCTGACGGCGCGTGTGAACGCCTATGACGAGCAGCATCTCGACCTTTATCTCCGCCTCCTGATCGCCGACGAGGAAGGTGCCGACTGGCGCGAAGTCGTTGCGGTGCTGTTCAAAATCGATCCTGTCTGTGAACCCGTGCGCGCCAGGGCTGTTTACGACAACCATCTTGCACGGGCGCGCTGGATGACCAAAGCCGGCTACCGGCATTTGCTGGAGCCGCGCCTGCAATAGCCGGGCTTCGCCGGCCCACGCGCTGGTCCCCCACGGCACTCTCCCCAATAGAAAATCAGGGTCTATGCGCTCGCGGTTCCGATCCGGCTAATTGAGGCTGCCCCCTTGCCGTATGAGGGGCCAGACAGGGAGGTCACCATGCCGACATCCTTCTGGCGTTCACAGGAAATACGCGACCGTATCAGCACTCTGGACCGTTCCGGTTTCGCCGTCGAGTTCCTGCGCCGCAACGCGACGTACCGTCGCGAGTATGCCCGCCTGCAACGACGCATCGCCCGCCGGGCAACGGACGCCGCCGCAGAGCGCGCGGCGTTCGCCGAACGCTGGGGGTTGGGCTTTTGTCCATGCTCCCGATGAACCCGCCCGCCGCGGCCGCATGGTCTGGAGGCCCGAGGTCTCCCCGGCCACGCTGATTCTCACGCCGGCACCCTCGGGTTTCGCGACGGTGACCCCGATCGAACCCGCCATGCTGGGGAATATCCTGGCCCGTCACGACGATGCGGATGGCGGGTGGCTTACGATCGGCGACGCGGTTGGCGATCTCTTTCTTCGGCTTCTGGACCCTTCGGCCTTGCAACGCCCCGCCGTGCTGCTGCCGCTGGACGCTGCCGGCGAGCTTCGTCTCGACGTGGCGTTGCGCTTTTTCCGGCATCTGCGTGGCAGCCGCGTTGCCCTGCTTCCACGCGCGCTCCAGCTCACGCCGCTCCAGCGTGCGCGGCAGATTCAGCTTCTGATCGCCTTCGACATTCAGGAAATTGGTGGCGGCCCACGTGAGGTCGCCATAGCCGCCGGCCGTTCATGGCAGGCGATTTTACCTTCCATCGAGTGGAAGAACACTGCGGCGCGGCGCTTTGCGGATCGCCTGATTCAGGACGCAGAGAACCGGGTAAACGGCGGTTACCTGGATTTCTTACACGGCAAATAGCATCAGCCGTTTTTCGCTCTCCTGCGCTGTTTCCCTCCATTTTTTCGACGCTGGCCTGCGCCCGGCTGCGCACGGTAACTCTTGCGCGCGTCATGGTCCGCCGAAGGTGGACACTGAGTCTGAAAAATCTTCGTCCACCCCCAACGCCTGCTTTCTTCGCCACCGTCATCCCGATCCGCCGCGACTTCGCCGCGACGCTTCAAAACCGGACGGAGGCATATCATGCTCAACAGACCCACGCCCTCACCGGCGCGCTATCTGCGCACCCATGAGGCTGCGCAAATTCTCGGACTTTCGCCGCGCACACTGGAAAAATATCGCTGCCACGGTACAGGACCGACGTTCCGCAAGCTTGGTGGTCGCGTCGTCTATCTGATCGATGACCTCGACGTATGGGCAGCCGCCGGTGCGTGCAAATCCACCTCCGACCCGAATTATGACGCGGCGCGTGCCGCCGGGCATGACCCACGATGAATGCCGCGCCGGGTATTCCGCGTTCCAGGCGCGCAAGCGAACGCAACAGGCTCGACCCGTTCGTGGTCTCCGGCGGGGATGCCAGCCCGCGCGATCAGCGCGACCTGATGGAGCGACCGTTCTTCTCGCTCGCGAAGACAAAGCGCACGGTGCCGATCTTCTATGAAGCCGGTGACGTCCGTGTCGAAGTCTTCGGCATGCCCGACCATGGCATGGCGACGATCTGGGACGCCGATGTGCTGATCTGGGCCGCCAGCCAGATCGTCGAGGCGGAAAATCTTGGTCTTACGACATCGCGCTTCCTGCGCTTCACGCCCTATCAGCTTCTGAGCAGTATCGGGCGTCAGACGGGAGCGCGGGATTATGGGCTACTCAAGGCGGCACTGACCCGGCTCCAGTCCACCGTGGTCGCCACTACGATCCGCAACGGCCAGAACTGGCGCCGTCAGCAGTTCTCCTGGATCACCGAATGGGAGATCTGTGCCAGCCAGACGGGCCGCGCCGCTGGTGTCGAGATCGTCATTCCCGAATGGTTCTA
Protein-coding regions in this window:
- a CDS encoding DNA -binding domain-containing protein codes for the protein MTHPSFQDHPPLTARVNAYDEQHLDLYLRLLIADEEGADWREVVAVLFKIDPVCEPVRARAVYDNHLARARWMTKAGYRHLLEPRLQ
- a CDS encoding type II toxin-antitoxin system RelE/ParE family toxin, producing MTNAEPSQRAFKTAWFARAARKARIKDDELCKAIREVMKGQAVDLGGGVFKKRLNKNLHRSIILAKGGRYWIYAYLFAKKDRDNIDSDELEDFRTLAKAYAVLTGEQVERLLKDRDLTEICHGDEEKK
- a CDS encoding helix-turn-helix transcriptional regulator, translating into MLNRPTPSPARYLRTHEAAQILGLSPRTLEKYRCHGTGPTFRKLGGRVVYLIDDLDVWAAAGACKSTSDPNYDAARAAGHDPR
- a CDS encoding DUF2493 domain-containing protein yields the protein MTRMTDDFEPPHAASSTAHVLTELQMYGYRPFADEPDPRPLPEAQRIGGAVADIFDAIAATLTDTRLEADLEALLWSTVNIFHRMVGQVERELDRNEQAQKRSQQEQDGSEIRSVELERLIAEGLTLIERRNAYEIFRDEAQEQFERLTLSAWRPKAGSLVSRRTMTASMIDSRDFLNARRRAEGELLVPPGPKVVVTGGLDFDDHILIWDRLDKVRAKHPDMVLLHGGSPKGAEFIASRWADHRDIVQIAFKPDWTRHAKAAPFRRNDALLDTMPIGVIVFPGSGIQENLADKAKRLGIPVLRFGGGA
- a CDS encoding DUF7146 domain-containing protein, producing the protein MTLHDAGDLARRLAENAEAVCRQYLSAGRRHGNYWLVGDVRNTPGRSLFVRLHDTANGRAGKWTDAQSGEHGDLLDVIRESLGLVDFRDVADEARAFLSLPHPDPVPPSQDRPARERASASSSEAARRLWAMSGPIIGTSVDAYLRRRDITLLHGTEALRFHPRCFYRPDEDGLTETWPAMIAAVTDLDGTLTGVHRTWLAADGRGKAPVDHPRRALGGLLGHAVRFGVASDVLAAGEGIETVLSLRQVLPDLPLAACLSSAHLAALIFPPLLRRLYVLRDDDPAGDQALATLHARAGDAGIELIGLSPRLGDFNDDLRALGRGALRAILHPQLAPADVARFLEAADT
- a CDS encoding DUF2285 domain-containing protein, coding for MVWRPEVSPATLILTPAPSGFATVTPIEPAMLGNILARHDDADGGWLTIGDAVGDLFLRLLDPSALQRPAVLLPLDAAGELRLDVALRFFRHLRGSRVALLPRALQLTPLQRARQIQLLIAFDIQEIGGGPREVAIAAGRSWQAILPSIEWKNTAARRFADRLIQDAENRVNGGYLDFLHGK
- a CDS encoding DUF736 domain-containing protein, translating into MATIGTFKKVGNGYNGEIVTLSLQTPNVRIAPETTRLNENAPSHRVFVGRVEIGAAWSRRSNEGRDYLSLKLDDPSFNAPIFANLFDDEDGEGYSLIWSRPNGRRNGD
- a CDS encoding helix-turn-helix domain-containing protein — translated: MAMKRKNSFRSDISEAIHSGAVMLHKVGALDKATMRDFDTRHLVVPPAIEPIEIKRLREANNVSQPVFARYLNTSESTVEKWESGAKRPSGMALKLLSVIQKHGLEVLA
- a CDS encoding DUF6915 family protein encodes the protein MAHSYHHALSSVRKWGGTVEDYLPLHTWFDESKLITADFRHRALRHHAEGIFLAEKLFGVTLTLSTGRAVPTRLIGEQHVREDFGFIPSFADWVKEIRPCPWMGRARPLDVEHETPHSMS
- a CDS encoding transcriptional regulator domain-containing protein, with translation MPTSFWRSQEIRDRISTLDRSGFAVEFLRRNATYRREYARLQRRIARRATDAAAERAAFAERWGLGFCPCSR
- a CDS encoding helix-turn-helix domain-containing protein gives rise to the protein MITGRQVRAARALLNWTQERLAEKALVALTALKRLESERGLGVHEGTIDQVRRALEAAGILFIESGQGRGVMFLHETSDPQTRQDAGRRRRAPS
- a CDS encoding DUF6878 family protein, whose protein sequence is MTNPGNTPERADTFTAFSEHYEAYRKRQQEFGAVNRKALFDCLDAAGIETAVVTFDGCGDSGQIEDMAVTPETDNTVLENCMPYISVDWQCATSKTDDCSVKDVIENVCYDLLSEAHGGWENNDGAYGEFTFDVAGRSIALEYNERYTAVENYGHEWTEEGHHGA